Proteins encoded together in one Benincasa hispida cultivar B227 chromosome 1, ASM972705v1, whole genome shotgun sequence window:
- the LOC120090314 gene encoding protein TILLER ANGLE CONTROL 1-like, with protein sequence MFNWVHTKFHYNPLKGGNASRKKGESIRKGIKTQGLLGKQVDEFVDDWKINNGRRLTILFMGFEKSSKPRNYFNLRKEGKRDNDEDDIIIVDNDVDEEDDIDELTPLMATTFQTNFDNNNGEFCTEFEKSQVVVAIQRHVAQRIRRRVTLADLFMEDAHGNKPKPAPENGQEPDFRKKLPEVETNIDSCFSEKPKVGPEPPARNLRRVMGKMMKKKMHAKVHNEQLLGENKLYGKVIDPTSLPIPAACA encoded by the exons ATGTTCAACTGGGTTCACACCAAGTTCCACTACAACCCTCTTAAAG GTGGAAATGCGTCAAGAAAGAAGGGTGAATCTATCAGGAAGGGGATAAAAACACAAGGATTATTAGGAAAACAAGTTGATGAATTTGTTGATGATTGGAAGATCAATAATGGCCGCCGTCTTACCATTTTGTTTATGGGGTTTGAGAAATCATCAAAACCcagaaattatttcaatttgaggAAGGAGGGAAAGAGAGATAATGACGAAGatgatattattattgttgataATGATGTGGACGAGGAAGATGATATTGATGAGTTGACCCCATTAATGGCGACGACATTTCAGACCAACTTCGACAACAATAATGGTGAGTTTTGTACGGAATTTGAGAAGTCCCAAGTTGTTGTGGCTATTCAACGACATGTCGCTCAAAGAATCCGCCGTAGAGTCACGCTGGCAGACCTGTTCATGGAGGATGCccatgggaacaagccaaagCCGGCGCCGGAAAATGGGCAGGAGCCAGATTTTCGGAAGAAATTACCGGAAGTTGAAACGAACATCGACAGCTGCTTTTCCGAGAAGCCCAAAGTGGGGCCGGAGCCACCTGCGAGAAACCTCCGGCGA GTAATGgggaagatgatgaagaaaaaaatgcaTGCAAAGGTTCACAACGAGCAGCTACTtggtgaaaataaattatatggaAAGGTCATTGATCCAACCTCTCTTCCTATTCCAg CTGCCTGTGCTTGA